A window of bacterium genomic DNA:
TAGCCTCATCAAGGGCCGCTTCAGCCTGAACACGATCCCTTTCCATAATTAACCCAGGATGCAGCAGCCCATTTCTACCCAGGGGCCTTATTTCCAAACCTGGTGAAAGGTTCAGGGCAGCCTGGCGTTCACCGGTCATCTCAGACCCCTTCAGGAACTGAATGACCAGCACCTTCAGACCATTGCCCACAGCTCTCAGGGCCAGCCCCAGGGAGGCTGTGGTCTTACCCTTGCCGTCTCCGGTATAGACATGGATGTAGCCGAGTCCGATGCTGCTCACTTCGTTCGCCTCCCGAGACACGGAGATGGGGAGACTCGGGGACACGGGGAAAATGCTTTCTCGCCGCGTCGCCGCGTCATATTTGTTTTCATTCGAAAACAGGTTTCCGTTTTTCGAGAAATGCGTTAATCCCTTCTTTCGCATCCGGAAGGGCGAAACAGTAGGCGAAGGATTCCCTTTCCAGGGCCAGGCCTGATTCCAGACTGGCATCCATACCCCTGTTGATGGTGGATTTGGCAAGGGCGAGGGCCGTGGGGGACTTCGAAGCCAGGAACCGCGCAAACTCCATAACCTTTATTTCGAACTCCTGGGTCGCATAAACGGCTTCAACAAGTCCTATATTTTTAGCTTCATCGGCTTTAACCATCCTGCCCGAATAGACCATCTCTTTTGCCCGGCCAAACCCTACCCTTCGGGGCAGCCGGATGGTTCCCCCCAGCCCCGGGATCACTCCCAGGTTGGTCTCCGGCAGTCCCAGTACAGCGTCA
This region includes:
- a CDS encoding cob(I)yrinic acid a,c-diamide adenosyltransferase, with amino-acid sequence MSSIGLGYIHVYTGDGKGKTTASLGLALRAVGNGLKVLVIQFLKGSEMTGERQAALNLSPGLEIRPLGRNGLLHPGLIMERDRVQAEAALDEAIGEMTSGRWNVLILDELNTACSLGVVPEERVLQLMDQKPDGMELVLTGRGAPEKVIEKADLVTEMREIKHYFKQGVPAREGIEK
- a CDS encoding enoyl-CoA hydratase-related protein, which codes for MSKPNMGEVRYEVSGQIATITLARPGKRNSLTQKMFDDLSSAVDKAAEEEGLRVLVIKGEGNTFCAGDDLAELVAMDVVQVRDFLIRAQSTFTRLEALPIPVVAAVEGHALGGGLELALACDLILASSDAVLGLPETNLGVIPGLGGTIRLPRRVGFGRAKEMVYSGRMVKADEAKNIGLVEAVYATQEFEIKVMEFARFLASKSPTALALAKSTINRGMDASLESGLALERESFAYCFALPDAKEGINAFLEKRKPVFE